A window from Peromyscus eremicus chromosome 5, PerEre_H2_v1, whole genome shotgun sequence encodes these proteins:
- the C5H9orf153 gene encoding uncharacterized protein C9orf153 homolog, with translation MSLPGHHTWTHGGKAPSRDRCSLQELYTSAENFNNKSKKSNFQKICGISFEEARQLLGKDLSARSFDSRQAVRKDEPLPAKQTQVKEEEEEEEEEKPMSMADLLHYSLLTGFLVPVEQLSRSQQRLAQVGIPPPIHSFPYAFRTDEPIATPTPTFRKRIQSTTFHKLLLSSVAPDRLVFEDKSMRFFSTEPGKQFMDLVDLEWRYFKGLARWGRVPTKFSFMDIQFNSEKRFIESQGMPGLIFPPLVRKTLVIYPQILSHKEGHYSLKWDV, from the exons CTGCAAGAATTATACACATCAGCTGAGAATTTTAATAACAAGAGCAAGAAATCAAATTTCCAAAAAATCTGTGGCATCTCATTTGAGGAAGCTCGGCAACTCCTTGGGAAAGACCTGAGTGCCAGATCATTTGACAGTCGTCAAGCTGTGAGAAAAGATGAGCCCCTCCCTGCCAAGCAGACCCAAgttaaagaggaagaggaggaggaggaggaggagaagcccaTGTCCATGGCAGATCTACTTCACTACAGCCTGTTGACAGGGTTCCTGGTCCCAGTGGAGCAGCTATCCAGGTCCCAGCAGAGACTGGCCCAGGTCGGCATCCCTCCTCCCATACACTCTTTTCCTTATGCTTTCAGGACAGATGAGCCCATAGCTACGCCAACACCCACCTTTAGGAAGAGAATTCAAAGCACCACGTTTCACAAACTTCTCCTGTCTTCTGTTGCCCCGGACAGGCTGGTCTTTGAAGATAAATCGATGCGATTCTTCTCCACAGAGCCAG GAAAGCAGTTCATGGACCTGGTGGACCTGGAGTGGAGGTATTTCAAGGGGCTTGCAAGGTGGGGACGTGTGCCCACGAAGTTTTCATTTATGGACATACAATTCAACAGTGAGAAGAGATTCATAGAGAGCCAAGGCATGCCTGGGCTTATTTTTCCTCCTCTAGTTCGTAAGACTTTGGTGATTTATCCTCAAATTCTCTCTCATAAAGAGGGACATTATTCTCTTAAATGGGATGTATAG
- the LOC131910429 gene encoding heterogeneous nuclear ribonucleoproteins A2/B1-like: MEREKEQFRKLFIGGLSFETTEESLRNYYKQWGKLTDCVLMRDPASKRSRGFGFVTFSSMAEVDAATAARPHSIDGRVVEPKRAVAREESAKPGAHVTVKKLFVGGIKEDTEEHHLRDYFEEYGKIDTIEIITDRQSGKKRGFGFVTFDDVDDPVDKIVLQKYHTISGHNAEVRKALSRQEMQEVQSSRSGRGGNFGFGDFRGGGGGGNFGPGPGSNFRGGSDGYGSGRV; this comes from the coding sequence atggagagagaaaaggaacagtTCCGTAAACTCTTTATTGGTGGCTTAAGCTTTGAAACCACAGAAGAAAGTTTGAGAAACTACTACAAGCAATGGGGAAAGCTCACAGACTGTGTGCTTATGAGAGATCCTGCAAGCAAGAGATCAAGAGGATTTGGTTTTGTAACTTTCTCCTCCATGGCCGAGGTTGATGCTGCCACGGCTGCAAGGCCTCATTCCATTGATGGCAGGGTAGTTGAGCCAAAACGTGCTGTAGCAAGAGAGGAGTCTGCAAAACCAGGTGCCCATGTGACTGTGAAGAAGCTGTTTGTTGGTGGAATTAAAGAAGATACTGAGGAACACCACCTTAGAGATTATTTCGAAGAATATGGAAAAATTGATACTATTGAAATAATTACTGATAGGCAGTCTGGGAAGAAAAGAGGCTTTGGCTTCGTTACTTTTGATGACGTGGATGATCCTGTGGAtaaaattgtattgcaaaaataTCACACCATCAGTGGTCACAATGCAGAAGTTAGAAAGGCATTGTCTAGACAGGAAATGCAGGAAGTCCAAAGTTCAAGgagtggaagaggaggaaactTTGGTTTCGGGGATTTtcgtggtggtggcggcggcggcaatTTTGGACCAGGACCAGGAAGCAACTTTAGAGGGGGATCTGATGGATATGGAAGTGGacgtgtgtag